The following are from one region of the Vitis riparia cultivar Riparia Gloire de Montpellier isolate 1030 chromosome 14, EGFV_Vit.rip_1.0, whole genome shotgun sequence genome:
- the LOC117930127 gene encoding pleiotropic drug resistance protein 3-like, with translation MAQLVGTDEIESFRIELTEIGRSLRSSFRRHTSSFRSSSASLKDDAVEEDDLQWTEIERLPTFERLRSSLFDEYDDGSRVDGEGKRVVDVTKIGAPERRMFIEKLIKHIENDNLRLLQKIRKRTDKVGVKLPTVEVRYKNLRVEAECEVVHGKPLPTLWNSLKSIPSDFTKLLGLGSHEAHISIINGVSGVIKPGRMTLLLGPPGCGKTSLLLALSGNLDKSLKVTGEVSYNGYKMEEFVPQKTSAYISQYDLHIPEMTVRETIDFSARCQGVGSRAETMLEVSRREKQAGIVPDPDIDTYMKAISVEGLKRTLQTDYILKILGLDICADTMVGDAMRRGISGGQKKRVTTGEMIVGPTRALFMDEISNGLDSSTTFQIVAYLRQLVHIIDATILVSLLQPAPETFDLFDDIILMAEGIIVYHGPCSHILEFFEDCGFRCPERKGVADFLQEVISRRDQAQYWYHTEQAHGYVSVHTFSRKFKESPFGKKLEEKLSKPFDKSHSHKNALSFSKYSLSKWELFRACMSREFLLMKRNSFIYVFKSTQLVIIAAITMTVFLRTRMDVDIIHANYYLGSLFYALVILLVDGFPELSMTVSRLPVFYKQRDLCFYPAWAYTIPATILKIPLSFVESLVWTSLTYYVIGYSPEFGRFLRQFILFFAVHLSSVSMFRFFASVSRTMVASATAGSFAILLVLLFGGFIIPQPSMPDWLKWAFWISPMTYGEIGLAVNEFLAPRWQKTLSTNTTLGRETLENRGLNFDGYLFWISLAALFGVTIIFNIGFTLALSFLQAPGKSRAIISHEKLSQLQGRDQSTNGAYEEEESKNPPPKTTKEADIGRMVLPFQPLTVSFQDVQYYVDTPVEMRQKGFAQKKLHLLHDVTGSLRPGVLTALMGVSGAGKTTLMDVLAGRKTSGTIEGEIRIGGYPKVQETFARISGYCEQTDIHSPQITIEESVIFSAWLRLSPQIDSKTKAEFVNEVLETIELDGIKDALVGLPGVGGLSTEQRKRLTIAVELVSNPSIIFMDEPTSGLDARAAAVVMRAVKNVVDTGRTIVCTIHQPSIDIFEAFDELILLKTGGHLIYCGPLGQHSSRVIEYFEGIPGVPKIRNNYNPATWMLEVTSTSAEAELGVDFAQIYKDSALYENNKELVKQLSIPPHGSEDLHFPTRFARNGWSQFKSCLWKQHLSYWRSPSYNITRTMHMLVASLLFGILFWKQGKELNNQQGVFNVLGSMYVAVIFLGINNCSTVLPHVTNERTVLYREKFAGMYSSWAYSLAQVTIEIPYLFIQTLIYVIITYPMIGYYSSVYKIFWYFYAMFCTLLYFNYLGMLLVAMTPSFPVASILSSAFYTIFNLFAGFLIPQPQVPKWWLWLFYLTPTSWSITGMLTSQYGDIHKDILVFGETKTVATFLEDYYGFHHDRLAVVAVILIAFPLAFAFLFTYCIQRLNFQRR, from the exons ATGGCTCAGTTGGTTGGAACAGATGAAATAGAGTCATTTAGGATTGAGTTAACAGAGATAGGAAGAAGCCTAAGATCATCATTTAGGCGTCACACCTCTAGTTTCAGAAGCAGTTCAGCATCTTTAAAGGATGATGCAGTTGAAGAGGATGATTTACAGTGGACTGAAATTGAGAGGCTACCAACATTTGAACGGTTGCGGTCATCTTTGTTTGATGAGTACGATGATGGAAGTAGAGTTGATGGTGAAGGAAAACGGGTGGTTGATGTTACCAAGATTGGAGCTCCAGAAAGGCGGATGTTCATAGAGAAGCTCATCAAACATATAGAGAATGATAACCTTCGGTTGTTGCAGAAAATCAGAAAGAGAACAGACAA AGTTGGAGTAAAACTGCCCACTGTGGAGGTGAGATATAAGAATCTGCGTGTGGAAGCAGAGTGCGAGGTAGTTCATGGAAAGCCCCTTCCAACTCTATGGAATTCTCTTAAAAGCATCCCTTCT GATTTTACTAAGTTGCTAGGTTTGGGGTCCCATGAAGCCCATATAAGCATCATTAATGGTGTCAGTGGTGTTATAAAGCCTGGAAG GATGACTCTGCTGCTTGGGCCCCCAGGATGTGGGAAGACTTCCTTGTTATTAGCACTCTCAGGGAATCTAGACAAGTCTCTCAAG GTTACAGGGGAAGTCTCTTACAATGGGTACAAAATGGAAGAGTTTGTGCCCCAAAAAACTTCTGCCTATATTAGCCAATATGATCTGCACATTCCTGAGATGACTGTGAGAGAAACAATTGATTTTTCGGCCCGTTGTCAAGGTGTTGGAAGCAGAGCAg AGACTATGTTGGAGGTAAGCAGAAGGGAGAAGCAAGCAGGAATAGTTCCAGATCCAGATATAGATACTTATATGAAG GCAATTTCTGTTGAAGGACTAAAGAGAACCCTTCAGACAGACTACATTCTAAAG ATTCTTGGACTGGATATCTGTGCTGACACAATGGTTGGAGATGCCATGAGAAGAGGCATCTCTGGTGGTCAAAAGAAAAGAGTGACTACAGGGGAGATGATTGTAGGGCCTACAAGAGCTCTCTTTATGGATGAAATATCAAATGGTCTGGACAGTTCCACAACATTTCAGATAGTTGCTTATCTTCGGCAGCTGGTGCATATCATAGATGCTACCATACTGGTTTCACTTCTTCAGCCAGCTCCCGAAACCTTTGATCTCTTTGATGACATAATATTGATGGCAGAAGGGATAATTGTGTATCATGGACCCTGTAGTCATATTCTAGAATTTTTCGAGGACTGTGGGTTCAGGTGTCCTGAGAGGAAAGGGGTGGCTGACTTCCTCCAGGAG GTCATCTCTAGAAGAGATCAAGCACAGTACTGGTACCACACTGAACAAGCTCACGGTTATGTCTCTGTGCATACATTCTCAAGGAAATTCAAGGAGTCTCCTTTTGGGAAGAAGCTAGAAGAGAAGCTCTCTAAGCCATTTGACAAGTCCCACAGCCATAAGAATGCTCtatcttttagcaagtattctcTTTCCAAATGGGAACTCTTCAGAGCCTGCATGTCAAGGGAATTTCTTCTTATGAAgagaaattcttttatatatgtattcAAATCAACTCAG CTTGTCATCATCGCTGCCATCACCATGACAGTTTTCTTGCGTACTCGGATGGATGTTGATATCATTCATGCAAACTACTATCTTGGCTCCTTGTTCTATGCGCTTGTTATACTTCTAGTTGATGGGTTCCCTGAGTTGTCCATGACTGTTTCAAGACTTCCAGTCTTCTACAAACAGAGGGACTTGTGCTTTTATCCAGCTTGGGCTTACACAATCCCAGCTACTATTCTAAAAATTCCTCTTTCCTTTGTGGAATCTCTGGTTTGGACATCTCTTACTTACTATGTCATTGGGTACAGTCCTGAGTTCGGGCG GTTCCTCCGTcagtttattctattttttgctGTGCACTTGTCATCAGTATCCATGTTCCGTTTCTTCGCTTCAGTCTCCAGGACTATGGTTGCTTCTGCAACAGCTGGTAGTTTTGCAATATTATTAGTCCTATTATTTGGTGGCTTCATTATCCCACAGC CCTCTATGCCAGATTGGTTGAAGTGGGCATTTTGGATATCCCCAATGACATATGGAGAGATAGGCCTTGCAGTAAACGAATTTCTAGCTCCGCGATGGCAAAAG ACACTGTCCACAAACACAACACTAGGGCGTGAGACACTTGAAAATCGGGGGCTGAACTTTGATGGATACCTTTTCTGGATATCACTTGCTGCATTATTTGGAGTtacaataattttcaacatCGGATtcaccttggccttgagttttttACAGG CTCCTGGAAAGTCTCGTGCTATTATATCACATGAAAAGCTATCCCAACTTCAAGGAAGGGATCAATCCACCAATGGTGCATATGAGGAAGAAGAGTCAAAAAATCCTCCTCCTAAAACTACCAAGGAGGCTGATATAG GAAGGATGGTTTTGCCTTTTCAACCCCTGACAGTATCATTCCAGGATGTGCAATACTATGTAGACACACCTGTG GAAATGAGACAAAAGGGTTTCGCTCAGAAAAAACTCCATCTTCTTCATGATGTTACTGGGTCATTGAGGCCTGGTGTCCTCACAGCATTGATGGGAGTTAGTGGAGCTGGAAAAACAACTCTTATGGATGTTCTTGCTGGAAGAAAAACTAGTGGCACCATTGAAGGAGAGATTAGAATTGGAGGGTATCCTAAGGTTCAAGAAACATTTGCTAGGATTTCAGGCTACTGTGAGCAAACTGACATACATTCTCCACAAATTACTATAGAAGAATCAGTGATTTTTTCTGCTTGGCTTCGTCTGTCTCCTCAGATTGATTCAAAAACTAAAGCT GAATTTGTGAATGAAGTGCTTGAGACCATTGAGCTTGATGGAATCAAAGATGCTTTAGTAGGTCTGCCTGGTGTTGGTGGTTTATCAACTGAGCAACGAAAGCGTCTGACAATAGCAGTGGAGCTTGTGTCCAACCCCTCCATTATCTTCATGGATGAACCTACATCAGGTTTGGATGCAAGAGCAGCTGCAGTAGTCATGCGAGCGGTGAAGAATGTGGTTGATACTGGCAGAACAATTGTTTGCACTATCCACCAACCGAGTATCGATATATTTGAAGCATTTGATGAG TTGATTCTATTGAAAACTGGTGGACATCTGATCTACTGTGGACCACTGGGTCAGCATTCAAGTAGGGTTATCGAGTATTTTGAG GGTATTCCTGGGGTTCCAAAGATCAGAAATAACTACAATCCAGCAACATGGATGCTAGAGGTGACCTCTACATCTGCAGAAGCTGAACTTGGCGTAGATTTTGCTCAAATTTACAAGGATTCTGCTCTATATGA GAACAACAAAGAGCTTGTAAAGCAATTGAGCATTCCACCTCATGGTTCAGAAGACCTGCATTTCCCAACCCGCTTTGCACGAAATGGTTGGAGTCAATTCAAATCTTGCTTATGGAAGCAGCACTTGTCTTATTGGAGAAGTCCCTCATACAATATAACACGTACCATGCATATGCTTGTCGCATCTTTGCTCTTTGGGATACTGTTTTGGAAGCAAGGAAAAGAACT GAATAACCAGCAGGGTGTGTTCAATGTACTTGGTTCAATGTACGTTGCTGTGATCTTCTTGGGCATAAATAACTGTTCGACGGTATTACCACATGTCACAAACGAGCGAACTGTTCTTTACCGTGAAAAATTTGCAGGGATGTACTCTTCATGGGCTTACTCACTTGCTCAG GTGACAATTGAAATTCCCTACCTATTTATCCAGACACTTATATATGTGATCATCACATATCCAATGATAGGATACTACTCGTCGGTTTATAAGATTTTCTGGTACTTCTATGCCATGTTCTGCACATTGCTGTACTTCAATTATCTGGGAATGCTGCTTGTGGCAATGACACCAAGCTTTCCTGTAGCTTCAATCCTATCCTCTGCCTTCTACACAATTTTCAATCTGTTTGCGGGGTTTCTGATTCCTCAACCG CAAGTTCCTAAATGGTGGCTTTGGTTGTTTTATCTGACTCCTACATCTTGGTCAATAACCGGTATGCTTACTTCACAGTATGGAGACATCCACAAGGACATTCTGGTATTTGGAGAGACTAAAACAGTGGCTACCTTCTTGGAAGACTACTACGGATTTCACCATGATCGCTTGGCTGTTGTGGCTGTTATTCTTATCGCCTTTCCCCTcgcttttgcttttctttttacaTACTGTATACAAAGACTGAACTTCCAGAGGAGGTAA
- the LOC117930978 gene encoding probable receptor-like protein kinase At2g42960, giving the protein MTTDLNAELSKKTDVLGLKVWELIGIVVALFIVIILCVLSLCLTSRKKSRSSRDRLPVNQIPTVSKEIKEVRVEQVSTNEFVPRDGILLTIHDKSSDKESDKVLVHLGMGKTKNGDNSSQSGSFHHLEKDGCGSQSGEEGSSGTVTMYKPSSSYPITAPSPLVGLPEFSHLGWGHWFTLRDLELATNRFSKENVLGEGGYGVVYRGQLINGTPVAVKKILNNLGQAEKEFRVEVEAIGHVRHKNLVRLLGYCIEGTHRMLVYEYVSNGNLEQWLHGAMRQHGFLTWDARMKILLGTAKALAYLHEAIEPKVVHRDIKSSNILIDDDFNAKVSDFGLAKLLGAGKSHITTRVMGTFGYVAPEYANTGLLNEKSDVYSFGVVLLEAITGRDPVDYGRPAQEVNLVDWLKMMVGSRRSEEVVDPNIEVRPSTRALKRALLTALRCVDPDSEKRPKMGQVVRMLESEEYPIPREDRRHRRTQAGSMEIESQKENSDTDQSENMGSRSESRGYHRT; this is encoded by the exons ATGACAACTGATCTTAATGCTGAACTATCCAAGAAAACTGATGTCTTGGGTCTCAAGGTTTGGGAATTGATTGGGATTGTTGTCGCATTATTCATCGTAATTATCCTGTGTGTGTTATCATTGTGTCTCACTTCAAGGAAGAAATCAAGAAGTTCTAGAGATAGGCTTCCTGTTAATCAAATCCCAACTGTTTCAAAGGAAATCAAGGAAGTAAGGGTGGAGCAAGTATCGACAAATGAATTTGTTCCACGTGATGGGATTCTTCTTACCATTCATGACAAATCCAGTGACAAAGAATCAGATAAGGTTCTGGTCCATTTGGGTATGGGGAAGACAAAGAATGGAGATAATAGCAGTCAATCTGGTTCATTTCATCATTTAGAGAAAGATGGATGTGGGTCTCAATCAGGGGAAGAAGGGAGCTCTGGCACAGTTACCATGTACAAGCCTTCTTCATCATATCCAATAACTGCTCCTTCTCCTCTTGTTGGTTTGCCTGAATTCTCTCATTTGGGTTGGGGTCACTGGTTCACATTAAGGGATCTTGAACTTGCGACAAATCGGTTTTCAAAGGAAAATGTGCTTGGTGAAGGTGGATATGGAGTGGTTTACAGAGGACAGTTGATCAATGGGACGCCAGTGGCAGTTAAAAAGATCCTCAACAACCT gGGTCAAGCAGAGAAAGAATTTAGAGTTGAAGTTGAAGCTATTGGGCATGTGCGCCACAAGAATTTGGTTCGGCTTCTTGGATATTGCATTGAAGGGACCCATAG gATGTTGGTCTATGAATATGTCAGCAATGGGAATTTGGAGCAATGGCTTCATGGAGCTATGCGCCAGCATGGATTTCTTACTTGGGATGCCCGCATGAAGATTCTTCTCGGGACAGCTAAGGC TCTTGCCTACTTGCATGAGGCCATTGAACCAAAAGTGGTGCACCGGGACATTAAATCAAGTAACATTttgattgatgatgatttcaATGCCAAGGTTTCTGATTTCGGTCTGGCCAAGTTGTTGGGTGCTGGGAAAAGTCATATCACAACTCGAGTTATGGGAACCTTTGG ATATGTGGCTCCTGAATATGCAAATACTGGccttttgaatgaaaaaagtgatgtttatagctttgggGTTGTGCTTTTGGAAGCAATTACTGGAAGAGATCCTGTGGACTATGGTCGCCCTGCCCAAGAG GTTAATCTGGTTGATTGGCTTAAAATGATGGTTGGAAGCAGGAGGTCAGAAGAAGTTGTAGACCCAAACATTGAGGTCAGACCATCTACAAGAGCCTTAAAACGAGCTCTTTTGACTGCTCTGAGATGTGTTGATCCAGATTCTGAGAAGAGACCCAAAATGGGCCAAGTTGTACGTATGCTCGAGTCTGAGGAATATCCCATACCAAGAGAG GATCGAAGGCACCGAAGAACTCAAGCAGGTAGCATGGAGATTGAGTCTCAGAAGGAGAATTCTGACACTGATCAGAGTGAAAATATGGGTTCAAGGTCAGAGAGTAGAGGCTACCACAGGACATAA
- the LOC117930128 gene encoding S-adenosylmethionine synthase 4: MDTFLFTSESVNEGHPDKLCDQISDAVLDACLEQDPDSKVACETCTKTNLVMIFGEITTKAILDYEKIVRDTCRAVGFVSEDVGLDADNCKVLVNIEQQSPDIAQGVHGHLTKRPEEIGAGDQGHMFGYATDETPELMPLSHVLATKLGARLTEVRKNGTCPWLRPDGKTQVTVEYFNDHGAMVPIRVHTVLISTQHDETVTNDEIAADLKEHVIKPIIPEKFLDEKTIFHLNPSGRFVIGGPHGDAGLTGRKIIIDTYGGWGAHGGGAFSGKDPTKVDRSGAYIVRQAAKSIVASGLARRCIVQVSYAIGVPEPLSVFVDTYATGKIPDKEILKIVKESFDFRPGMIAINLDLKRGGHGRFLKTAAYGHFGRDDPDFTWEVVKPLKAEKAQE, from the coding sequence ATGGATACTTTCCTATTCACCTCCGAGTCTGTGAACGAAGGCCACCCAGACAAGCTCTGTGATCAGATATCTGATGCAGTGCTTGATGCTTGCCTTGAACAAGATCCTGACAGCAAAGTTGCCTGTGAAACTTGCACCAAGACCAACTTGGTCATGATCTTTGGAGAAATCACCACCAAAGCCATTCTAGACTATGAGAAGATTGTGCGTGACACATGTCGTGCAGTTGGCTTTGTTTCTGAAGATGTGGGCCTTGATGCCGACAACTGCAAAGTTCTGGTCAACATAGAACAGCAGAGCCCTGACATTGCCCAAGGTGTTCATGGCCACCTCACCAAGCGCCCTGAAGAGATTGGTGCTGGTGACCAGGGTCATATGTTTGGCTATGCTACTGATGAAACCCCTGAGCTAATGCCCCTTAGCCATGTTCTTGCAACCAAGCTTGGTGCCCGCTTGACTGAAGTTCGCAAGAATGGTACCTGCCCCTGGTTGAGACCCGATGGCAAGACCCAAGTGACTGTAGAATATTTCAACGACCATGGTGCAATGGTTCCAATCCGTGTCCACACTGTTCTCATTTCCACCCAGCATGATGAAACTGTTACTAATGATGAGATTGCTGCTGATCTCAAGGAGCATGTCATCAAACCCATCATCCCTGAGAAGTTCCTGGATGAGAAAACCATCTTCCACCTCAACCCATCTGGCCGTTTTGTTATTGGTGGACCTCATGGTGATGCAGGCCTTACCGGTCGCAAAATCATCATTGATACTTATGGAGGTTGGGGAGCCCATGGTGGTGGTGCCTTCTCTGGGAAGGACCCCACCAAGGTGGACAGGAGTGGAGCATACATTGTTAGGCAGGCTGCCAAGAGTATTGTCGCCAGTGGGCTTGCCCGCAGGTGCATTGTGCAGGTCTCATATGCCATTGGTGTGCCTGAACCATTATCCGTATTTGTTGACACGTATGCCACTGGAAAGATTCCAGACAAGGAGATTCTCAAGATTGTGAAAGAGAGCTTTGACTTCAGACCTGGAATGATTGCCATTAACCTGGATCTCAAGAGGGGTGGCCATGGCAGGTTCTTGAAGACAGCTGCATACGGACACTTTGGAAGAGATGACCCCGACTTCACATGGGAAGTTGTGAAGCCTCTCAAGGCAGAGAAGGCCCAAGAGTAA